A window from Tenacibaculum singaporense encodes these proteins:
- a CDS encoding 2OG-Fe(II) oxygenase: protein MAINYPFGLPLKHNFAEFVHYNGLFLPHETDRILNLWSENQKIKATLSGSDTYDDELRKSDVMFIENTPETEWIYNRLAGLAIQCNNERYWFDLLGFHNNLQLASYTEGDFFDWHLDFGAGEISDRKLSISMQLSDPDEYEGGDLQFMLNQKIVSAPREKGTIIVFPSFMMHRVTPITKGVRKSIVGWVAGPPYR, encoded by the coding sequence ATGGCTATAAACTATCCTTTTGGTCTTCCGTTAAAACATAATTTTGCTGAATTTGTACACTACAACGGATTATTTCTTCCACATGAAACGGATAGAATTTTAAATTTATGGAGTGAGAATCAAAAAATTAAGGCTACGCTTAGCGGATCTGACACTTATGATGATGAGCTTAGAAAAAGCGATGTGATGTTTATTGAAAATACGCCTGAAACTGAATGGATTTACAACCGACTAGCGGGGTTGGCTATTCAGTGTAATAATGAACGATATTGGTTTGATTTATTGGGTTTTCATAACAATTTGCAATTGGCTAGCTATACTGAGGGTGATTTTTTTGATTGGCATTTGGATTTTGGTGCAGGTGAAATTTCTGATAGAAAACTGAGTATTTCCATGCAGTTATCTGACCCTGATGAGTATGAGGGTGGTGATTTACAGTTTATGCTGAATCAAAAAATTGTAAGTGCTCCCAGAGAGAAAGGTACCATCATTGTTTTTCCTTCTTTTATGATGCATCGTGTTACTCCTATTACCAAAGGGGTTCGTAAGTCTATTGTGGGTTGGGTTGCGGGACCTCCGTATAGATAG
- a CDS encoding DUF4297 domain-containing protein, whose protein sequence is MSTKKKNPLLATQREKAGSETFEKYSYQYHWALYRVLNNHIKTDEYAVFIELHEDVVISDSLDSSKAKFEFNQVKTTKGKLTTYQLVHKKKNNKCVLGKLISSGFEKPFKDKISELNLVALNDFSLDLKKKGLKLNKITLDDLSNTQFKELENAIKREMDISALPSNIQFIVPELSERNFQNDVIASIAKLVSNLFPNSHSSPVEIYRLLIDEVNRKGKVTYDYTKWDDLLSKKALTSITVTEVINAFTSIKDENKVEIEFYSICSELGLNSIKSKLLKRSFNRYRTKRISNSSTLQIDTTNFITQQIQINLDKEIDVLETLIENVKNHIPKKLLRQFNNETEIKSAIICEYIMMS, encoded by the coding sequence ATGAGTACAAAAAAGAAAAACCCACTACTAGCTACACAAAGAGAAAAAGCGGGTTCTGAAACTTTTGAAAAATACTCTTATCAATATCATTGGGCATTATATCGGGTTTTAAATAATCATATTAAAACTGATGAATATGCTGTATTTATTGAACTTCACGAAGATGTTGTTATAAGTGACTCTTTAGATTCTTCAAAAGCTAAATTTGAATTTAATCAAGTCAAAACAACAAAAGGAAAATTAACCACATATCAACTAGTTCATAAGAAAAAAAATAACAAATGTGTATTAGGAAAACTAATAAGTAGTGGTTTTGAAAAGCCTTTTAAAGATAAAATATCTGAATTAAATTTAGTGGCTCTCAATGACTTCTCTCTTGACCTTAAAAAAAAAGGATTAAAACTTAATAAAATAACGTTAGACGACTTATCTAATACTCAATTTAAAGAATTAGAAAACGCTATAAAAAGAGAAATGGATATTTCAGCATTGCCTTCTAATATTCAATTTATCGTTCCTGAATTATCTGAAAGGAATTTTCAAAATGACGTGATAGCTTCAATTGCTAAACTTGTTTCTAATTTATTTCCTAATTCTCATTCTAGTCCTGTGGAAATATATCGATTATTAATTGACGAAGTTAACAGAAAAGGTAAAGTAACCTACGACTATACCAAATGGGATGATTTACTATCTAAAAAAGCTTTAACATCTATAACTGTAACAGAGGTAATTAATGCTTTTACAAGTATTAAGGACGAAAACAAAGTTGAAATCGAATTTTACTCAATCTGTTCTGAATTAGGACTTAATTCCATAAAATCAAAATTACTAAAACGTTCATTCAACAGATACCGAACTAAAAGAATAAGTAATAGTAGTACTCTTCAAATTGATACTACTAATTTTATTACTCAACAAATTCAAATCAACTTAGATAAAGAAATTGATGTTTTAGAAACATTAATTGAAAATGTAAAAAACCATATCCCTAAAAAACTCTTAAGACAATTTAATAACGAAACTGAAATAAAAAGTGCAATAATTTGTGAATATATAATGATGTCTTAA
- the rlmH gene encoding 23S rRNA (pseudouridine(1915)-N(3))-methyltransferase RlmH, giving the protein MKIKLLAIGKTDNKQLQQLIDEYQNRLKHYVKFELEIIPDIKNVKNLSEAQQKEKEGELILSKLQPTDQLVLLDDKGKQHTSMEFSQYLQKKMNSGIKQLVLVIGGPYGFSETVYSKAQGKLSLSKMTFSHQMIRLFIVEQVYRGFTILRNEPYHHE; this is encoded by the coding sequence ATGAAAATAAAACTACTCGCCATAGGCAAAACTGATAATAAGCAGTTACAGCAATTAATTGACGAATACCAAAACCGCTTAAAACATTACGTAAAGTTTGAGTTGGAGATTATTCCAGATATTAAAAACGTTAAAAACCTAAGCGAGGCACAACAAAAAGAAAAAGAAGGCGAGTTAATTCTGTCAAAATTACAACCTACCGACCAACTAGTTTTATTAGACGATAAAGGAAAGCAACATACTTCCATGGAGTTTTCTCAATATCTACAAAAGAAAATGAACTCAGGTATTAAACAATTGGTGTTGGTTATTGGCGGTCCTTATGGTTTTTCTGAAACCGTATATAGTAAAGCACAAGGAAAGTTATCGCTCTCTAAAATGACATTTTCTCACCAAATGATTCGTTTATTTATTGTAGAGCAAGTGTATCGTGGGTTTACTATTCTTCGTAACGAGCCTTATCATCACGAATAA
- a CDS encoding coiled-coil domain-containing protein produces MKTLRFLVTLTFFITFTCQQVNAQDDIKALKAQVKNKKDQISANEEILVSGVGALKRVKGNLERFKTSKKATKQEVERKEKIVANMQQRLSKLNSQIDLHKKDLASLERKLARKLKKEETKEAEVKEEAKVTTASTGLVVYEDNISDEQKEVLLQKQKLEEARKKLDEERKARELAYLKEQEALRLEEEKLKQLSNQIKAKEQNISKEKNTLISDLEDDISINEEILISGKEGLAKMKSKLEEAKKDASTSKESIERKQAIINKIENRLLKIENEIDAKKQELAKIKG; encoded by the coding sequence ATGAAAACACTAAGATTCTTAGTCACTTTAACTTTTTTCATAACGTTTACTTGCCAACAAGTAAATGCTCAAGATGACATTAAAGCTTTAAAAGCTCAGGTAAAAAACAAGAAAGATCAAATTAGCGCTAATGAAGAAATTTTAGTGAGTGGAGTTGGTGCTTTAAAACGTGTAAAAGGAAATTTAGAGCGTTTTAAAACAAGTAAAAAAGCTACAAAACAAGAGGTAGAAAGAAAAGAAAAAATTGTTGCTAACATGCAACAAAGACTAAGCAAACTAAACAGTCAAATTGATTTACACAAGAAAGATTTGGCGTCTCTTGAAAGAAAATTAGCTAGAAAACTTAAAAAAGAAGAAACTAAGGAAGCAGAGGTAAAAGAGGAAGCTAAAGTGACTACTGCAAGCACTGGTCTTGTGGTATATGAAGATAATATAAGTGATGAGCAGAAAGAGGTTCTTTTACAAAAACAAAAGCTTGAAGAGGCTCGTAAGAAGTTAGACGAAGAAAGAAAAGCTAGAGAGCTTGCTTATTTAAAAGAACAAGAGGCTTTACGTTTAGAGGAAGAAAAACTAAAACAATTAAGCAACCAAATTAAGGCTAAGGAACAAAACATTAGTAAAGAGAAAAACACCTTAATAAGTGATCTTGAAGATGATATTAGCATTAACGAAGAAATTTTAATTAGTGGTAAAGAAGGTTTAGCTAAAATGAAATCTAAATTAGAAGAGGCTAAGAAAGATGCTTCTACTTCTAAAGAGAGTATAGAAAGAAAACAAGCTATTATCAACAAAATTGAAAATCGCTTATTAAAAATTGAAAATGAAATTGATGCTAAAAAGCAAGAGTTAGCAAAAATAAAAGGATAA
- a CDS encoding glycosyl hydrolase family 18 protein — MKHPPNKQTWLLLTHLFLIAFITSCSNSKNKETQTNNPKPVEHKDSISIADGKQFISQRHLHEKTYGGLNFTTEQQWDSLNNISYKPITHKKGNVHPNYRTFGWHVYSNGSSYKSYNFSMLWGISYFSYALDPKTGNYKSIHQWKTTSLIDSAQTKGCKVFLSVTNFGSENNAVFLNNSKAQTRLIENLAELLALRNADGINIDFEGVAKEDRNQLTQFIIQVSKKLKEKNPNYSVSLCLYAIDWNNVFDIPAINPHIDFYTLMGYDYYGSFSKTTGPVTPFKYSKKFGNGLEASVTYYKNKGVSLDKLIAGLPYYGAEWYTKKPEMGAKVTKFKSHPRYYTIRYIYIDSLQIPVKFDPKSASSYLIIKDSNHEYRQLFFEDVQSLSIKYDWIKRNKISGVGIWALGYDNGYSQLWDLLAEKFSKE, encoded by the coding sequence ATGAAACACCCCCCGAATAAGCAAACTTGGTTACTCCTTACTCATTTATTTTTAATCGCCTTCATTACTTCGTGTTCAAACTCTAAAAACAAGGAAACACAAACTAACAACCCAAAACCTGTAGAGCACAAAGACTCCATAAGCATTGCAGATGGCAAACAGTTTATAAGTCAGCGTCACTTACATGAAAAAACCTATGGCGGTTTAAATTTTACTACCGAACAGCAATGGGACAGTTTAAACAACATTTCTTACAAACCTATAACTCATAAAAAAGGAAACGTACATCCTAATTACCGTACATTTGGCTGGCATGTATATTCCAACGGTTCTTCTTATAAAAGTTATAATTTTTCTATGCTTTGGGGAATTTCATACTTTTCTTATGCTCTTGATCCCAAAACAGGTAATTACAAAAGTATACACCAATGGAAAACTACTTCGTTAATCGACAGTGCTCAAACAAAAGGTTGTAAAGTCTTTTTGTCTGTTACAAACTTTGGAAGCGAAAACAATGCTGTGTTTTTAAATAATTCAAAAGCGCAAACAAGACTTATAGAAAATCTAGCTGAGTTACTTGCCTTAAGAAATGCTGATGGAATTAATATCGATTTTGAAGGGGTTGCTAAAGAAGATAGAAATCAACTTACACAGTTTATCATTCAGGTTTCAAAAAAGCTAAAAGAAAAGAATCCTAATTATAGTGTCTCTTTGTGTTTGTATGCTATTGACTGGAATAATGTATTTGATATTCCTGCTATCAATCCGCATATCGATTTTTACACGCTAATGGGGTACGATTACTACGGAAGTTTTAGTAAAACTACTGGTCCTGTAACTCCTTTTAAATACAGTAAAAAATTCGGGAATGGTTTAGAAGCCTCCGTTACTTATTATAAAAACAAGGGAGTGTCTCTAGATAAATTAATTGCGGGACTTCCTTATTACGGTGCTGAATGGTACACTAAAAAACCTGAAATGGGCGCTAAAGTAACGAAGTTCAAATCGCATCCTCGTTATTATACCATACGATATATATATATTGATTCTTTACAAATTCCCGTTAAGTTTGATCCTAAAAGTGCTTCTAGCTATCTAATTATCAAAGACAGCAACCATGAATATAGACAGCTATTTTTTGAAGATGTGCAGTCGCTTTCAATAAAATACGACTGGATAAAACGCAATAAAATAAGCGGTGTCGGTATTTGGGCACTGGGTTATGACAATGGCTATTCTCAACTGTGGGATTTGCTAGCTGAAAAGTTTTCTAAAGAGTAA
- the lgt gene encoding prolipoprotein diacylglyceryl transferase: MNFLSIVWDWNPEIINLGGFGIRWYSLMFVAAFILGLRLMKKIYINDNIAVEKLDPLFMYVFVSMLIGMRLGDVFFYSWDYYQNHLLEIILPFKKQEGASALFGLLDGWKFTGFTGFASHGAAIAIPIAMYFYAKKHLQKPWLFILDRLGIMVALAGFFIRFGNFFNSEIYGKPTGSSFGVIFKRAGETVPRHPTQLYEAFSYLVLFFALWYFYWKTDKKNQTGFLFGLFMVVLWSLRFVIEFLKEAQVEGREDWVFNTLNTGQVLSIPLVLIGFWLMFRKPKATA, from the coding sequence ATGAATTTTTTATCCATAGTGTGGGATTGGAACCCAGAAATAATAAATTTAGGAGGTTTTGGTATTCGTTGGTACAGTTTAATGTTTGTAGCAGCGTTTATTTTAGGACTTCGATTAATGAAAAAGATTTACATTAACGATAACATTGCTGTTGAAAAACTAGATCCGTTATTTATGTACGTATTCGTTTCTATGTTAATAGGAATGCGTTTAGGAGATGTATTCTTTTACAGTTGGGATTATTACCAAAATCATTTACTAGAAATCATATTACCATTTAAAAAACAAGAAGGAGCTTCGGCTTTATTCGGATTGTTAGATGGATGGAAATTTACAGGATTTACAGGGTTTGCAAGTCATGGAGCAGCAATAGCAATTCCAATAGCCATGTACTTTTACGCAAAGAAACACTTACAAAAACCATGGTTGTTTATCTTAGATAGATTAGGAATTATGGTAGCCTTAGCAGGATTTTTTATCCGTTTCGGAAACTTCTTTAATTCTGAAATTTACGGAAAACCAACAGGAAGCAGCTTTGGTGTCATCTTTAAAAGAGCAGGAGAGACGGTACCACGTCACCCAACCCAATTATACGAAGCATTTAGTTATTTAGTACTATTCTTTGCTTTGTGGTATTTCTATTGGAAAACAGACAAGAAAAATCAAACAGGCTTTTTATTCGGACTGTTTATGGTGGTATTATGGTCGTTACGTTTTGTAATAGAATTCTTAAAAGAAGCACAAGTAGAAGGAAGAGAAGATTGGGTGTTCAATACATTGAACACAGGTCAGGTGTTAAGTATTCCGCTAGTGTTGATCGGTTTTTGGTTAATGTTTAGAAAACCTAAAGCAACTGCATAA
- the yidD gene encoding membrane protein insertion efficiency factor YidD, whose product MKKILTYPFILLVRFYQTAISPFTPATCRYSPTCSSYTIEALQKHGLFYGGWLALKRIFSCHPWGGSGYDPVPEKKEK is encoded by the coding sequence TTGAAAAAAATACTAACATATCCGTTTATATTACTAGTTCGATTTTATCAAACAGCCATATCTCCGTTTACACCAGCAACATGTAGATATTCACCAACGTGTTCAAGCTACACAATTGAAGCGTTACAAAAACACGGATTGTTTTACGGTGGTTGGTTGGCATTGAAAAGAATTTTCAGTTGTCACCCTTGGGGAGGAAGCGGTTACGATCCTGTTCCAGAGAAAAAAGAAAAATAA
- the cysS gene encoding cysteine--tRNA ligase, producing MELYKENQLKIYNSLTKSKELFKPVTEGRVGMYVCGPTVYSNAHLGNVRTFMFFDVVYRYLLHLGYKVRYVRNITDAGHLENDADEGEDRIAKKARLEEIEPMEVVQRYTVDFHNVLNNYNFLPPSIEPTATGHIVEQIEMIKEIMDKGFAYEVNGSVYFDVLKYNETGNYGILSGRKFEDAIHNTRALDGQSDKRNPQDFALWKKADDRHIMRWPSPWSDGFPGWHLECSVMSTKYLGEQFDIHGGGMDLKFPHHECEIAQSQTCSGVKPVNYWMHTNMLLLNSQKMAKSTGNFILPNEILTGENNILGKPFSASVVRFFNMQANYRSILDFSGEALEAAEKGHAKLMEAVDFLDKIEAGTTSTFDVQKWRQDCYDAMNDDFNTPILISHLFEAVKVINQIKEGKASLTIEDLEVFKNTINAFVFDVLGLMNETSEGNNSDKLSGVVEMLISMRKEARENKDWALSDEIRDRLLELGIQLKDGREGTTFTVN from the coding sequence ATGGAATTATACAAAGAAAATCAACTTAAAATATATAACTCTTTAACCAAATCAAAAGAGCTTTTTAAACCAGTAACCGAAGGACGCGTAGGTATGTATGTATGTGGTCCTACAGTATATAGCAACGCCCATTTAGGAAACGTACGAACTTTTATGTTTTTTGATGTGGTGTATCGTTATTTATTACACCTTGGATACAAGGTGCGTTATGTACGTAACATTACGGATGCTGGTCACTTAGAAAACGATGCAGATGAAGGAGAAGATAGAATTGCAAAAAAAGCACGACTGGAGGAAATCGAACCGATGGAAGTGGTGCAACGTTATACAGTTGATTTCCATAATGTATTAAACAACTACAACTTTTTACCGCCAAGTATAGAGCCTACCGCTACAGGTCATATTGTAGAGCAGATTGAAATGATTAAAGAAATCATGGATAAAGGTTTTGCTTATGAAGTAAACGGTTCAGTATATTTTGATGTGTTAAAATATAACGAAACAGGTAATTACGGTATTCTTTCTGGTAGAAAATTTGAAGATGCTATTCATAACACAAGAGCGTTAGACGGACAGTCAGATAAAAGAAACCCGCAAGACTTTGCGCTTTGGAAAAAAGCCGACGATCGTCATATCATGCGTTGGCCTTCACCTTGGAGTGATGGTTTTCCAGGGTGGCATTTAGAATGTTCAGTAATGAGTACAAAGTACTTAGGTGAACAATTCGATATTCATGGTGGAGGAATGGATTTAAAATTCCCACATCACGAGTGTGAAATTGCACAATCACAAACTTGTAGTGGTGTAAAGCCAGTAAACTACTGGATGCATACTAACATGCTATTGTTGAACAGTCAAAAAATGGCAAAATCAACAGGGAACTTTATTTTACCAAATGAAATTTTAACGGGAGAAAATAACATCTTAGGAAAACCGTTTTCTGCAAGTGTAGTTCGTTTTTTCAATATGCAAGCTAACTATAGAAGCATTTTAGATTTTTCAGGAGAAGCGTTAGAAGCTGCTGAAAAAGGACATGCGAAGTTAATGGAAGCTGTAGATTTCTTAGACAAAATTGAAGCAGGTACTACTTCCACATTTGATGTGCAAAAATGGAGACAAGACTGCTACGATGCTATGAATGATGATTTTAATACACCAATATTAATATCACATTTATTTGAAGCAGTAAAAGTTATCAATCAAATAAAAGAAGGAAAAGCGAGTTTAACTATCGAAGATTTAGAAGTGTTTAAAAATACAATCAATGCGTTTGTTTTTGATGTATTAGGACTAATGAATGAAACTTCAGAAGGAAATAATTCAGACAAACTAAGTGGCGTAGTTGAAATGTTAATTAGCATGCGTAAAGAAGCACGTGAAAATAAAGATTGGGCATTATCTGATGAAATTCGTGATAGATTACTGGAATTAGGTATTCAATTAAAAGACGGTAGAGAAGGAACAACGTTTACAGTTAACTAA